In a genomic window of Neisseria flavescens:
- a CDS encoding DUF1132 family protein gives MKPFITEAQLALFKYQAGGKYFNCPMSYIAQQEFVEFSKINRSIKFNIIEYFDFLYHRKLNEEVWEIVFDDDSSLLIREFYKNDKKFFEFKVGNSDRIYNLSSIFSD, from the coding sequence ATGAAACCGTTTATTACAGAAGCCCAATTAGCACTCTTTAAATATCAAGCAGGCGGAAAATATTTTAATTGCCCAATGTCATATATAGCTCAGCAGGAGTTTGTAGAGTTTTCTAAAATTAATCGTTCTATTAAATTTAACATTATTGAATATTTCGATTTTCTTTATCATAGAAAACTTAATGAAGAGGTTTGGGAAATTGTTTTTGATGATGATTCTTCTCTTTTAATAAGGGAATTTTACAAAAATGACAAAAAATTCTTTGAGTTCAAAGTCGGTAATAGCGATCGTATCTATAATCTTAGTTCTATATTTTCCGATTGA
- a CDS encoding ankyrin repeat domain-containing protein has protein sequence MRLDPYKNDIGMQVVRANRLGDIKFLQKTADSGQFDPLKITPSEKWSYLHRINMNPHSPSPLETVRFYLDKGVAVNAQDIYGMTPLHYAMRARNGDASLALLEAGANPNIADEDNMIPLAMIGYMPERLDVLKAMLDSGANVHFFNGNETVIDSYRSDSEPELMPIVALMEQYA, from the coding sequence ATGAGACTAGATCCTTATAAAAATGATATCGGCATGCAGGTTGTTCGAGCGAACAGACTAGGCGATATCAAATTTCTGCAAAAAACGGCAGACAGCGGCCAGTTTGATCCTTTGAAAATCACGCCGTCTGAAAAATGGAGCTATCTGCACCGCATTAATATGAATCCTCACAGTCCTTCACCGCTAGAAACCGTCCGGTTCTATCTGGACAAAGGCGTAGCAGTCAATGCCCAAGATATATACGGCATGACTCCACTACATTACGCCATGCGTGCCAGAAACGGCGATGCATCATTAGCGTTGCTGGAGGCAGGAGCAAATCCGAATATAGCCGATGAAGACAATATGATTCCTCTAGCAATGATAGGCTATATGCCTGAACGATTAGATGTTTTGAAAGCTATGCTTGATAGTGGTGCTAATGTTCATTTTTTTAATGGAAACGAAACAGTTATAGACAGCTATCGCTCAGATTCAGAACCGGAGCTAATGCCTATCGTGGCATTAATGGAGCAATATGCGTAA
- a CDS encoding zonular occludens toxin domain-containing protein yields MIYLFTGNMGTGKTSRVVSMILNNEDGLFKMKLEDGTEVDRPLYFCHIDGLDKRKFNAHELTEEEIMSAPLRDIIPQGAVLIVDEAHYTYPVRAAGRPVPPYIQELTELRHHGHTVILMTQHPSQLDVFVRNLVSKHTHLERKAVGMKQYSWYKCVTSLDNPAGVSGVESASWKPPKDAFKYYKSSSQHQKFKKNIPLAVWALIGIFAFMAWKGFNVYQIYKQGSGQSEVVQSVSDSSASEPQAITETDQFKSTQDINSNLKPEDFVPTLAEKPESKPIYDNVRQVKTFEYIAGCVEGGNSGCTCYSVQGTPLKEITKAMCKDYVKNGLPFNPYKDEQQQAAQQSQTAPQTAYTPENGQVLTMGGKSPKNLMYDGYVEAGETTGFQNGAKVGS; encoded by the coding sequence ATGATTTATTTGTTTACAGGAAACATGGGTACGGGCAAGACTTCGCGCGTCGTGTCCATGATTCTGAACAATGAAGACGGTTTGTTCAAAATGAAACTAGAAGATGGTACTGAAGTAGATCGCCCGCTCTATTTCTGCCATATTGACGGTTTGGATAAACGCAAATTCAATGCCCATGAACTCACTGAAGAAGAAATCATGTCTGCACCGTTGCGCGATATTATTCCGCAAGGCGCCGTCTTGATTGTAGATGAAGCACACTATACCTATCCTGTTCGCGCTGCCGGTCGTCCTGTTCCGCCCTATATCCAAGAATTAACTGAACTCCGCCATCACGGCCATACAGTTATTTTGATGACACAGCATCCAAGTCAGCTTGATGTATTTGTGCGTAATCTTGTGTCAAAACATACACATCTTGAACGAAAAGCCGTGGGGATGAAGCAGTATTCTTGGTATAAATGTGTAACAAGTTTGGATAATCCCGCCGGTGTCAGCGGTGTTGAATCAGCTAGTTGGAAACCGCCTAAAGATGCCTTTAAGTATTACAAATCATCCAGCCAGCATCAGAAGTTTAAAAAGAACATTCCGCTTGCTGTTTGGGCTTTGATAGGTATATTTGCTTTCATGGCTTGGAAAGGTTTCAACGTCTATCAGATTTATAAACAAGGTAGCGGCCAATCTGAAGTAGTTCAATCTGTTTCTGATTCGTCTGCAAGTGAACCGCAGGCAATTACAGAAACTGACCAATTCAAAAGTACACAAGATATAAATTCAAATCTTAAGCCTGAAGATTTTGTACCTACTCTAGCCGAAAAACCTGAAAGCAAGCCCATTTATGACAATGTAAGACAAGTTAAAACCTTTGAATACATCGCCGGTTGCGTTGAAGGTGGTAATAGTGGCTGTACTTGTTATAGCGTTCAAGGAACACCGCTTAAAGAAATCACTAAGGCAATGTGCAAAGATTATGTCAAAAATGGCTTGCCTTTCAATCCGTATAAGGACGAACAACAACAGGCAGCACAACAGTCACAAACGGCACCGCAGACAGCCTACACGCCTGAAAATGGACAAGTTCTTACAATGGGCGGTAAAAGCCCTAAAAACCTGATGTATGATGGTTATGTCGAAGCAGGAGAAACAACCGGATTCCAAAACGGTGCAAAGGTCGGCAGTTAA
- a CDS encoding IgG-binding virulence factor TspB family protein has protein sequence MTKNSLSSKSVIAIVSIILVLYFPIESFAARKVSKIPGTDSVNLVWDSDKDLVKNFRREGNNYAFKSNIRTILEHSPTGATRAGVPTIFEASVSRKAVLSGAFRLVKAGAKLALKAAPYVGAASYAYDAYQLVNPTLESAGYHYSANADTYLKVYDNALCLGKFMSQPGYYSCVGVDSSVMLALSKGGKSAKDAQTLLTMQVQSDYEKIHKGLMDQYFGDEYARTSPKCRWNGWGVSCHIQTLSIAYGFIKNYSEELTPDKFLEIATNTIDSNPTPFVEGTGKPEYKENIKVPAGTVVTIGPVTPENGKPVQITITFGQDSNGNTTANVSTTQRPDLDPGSPEAPKSKPDGNPDSNPDGKPDKKPDGNPDDKPDKRPDDKPDPDDDPSDKDKRKEDKKDDKKEESKGLLCDFFPDILACDKMGKPEKGMFDDIKIPQVTDEKTWDSDNFLPPNGVCPQPKSFNIWGRPVQISYEPLCVFMEKVRFAVLLGFIIMSAFIVFGSLRKG, from the coding sequence ATGACAAAAAATTCTTTGAGTTCAAAGTCGGTAATAGCGATCGTATCTATAATCTTAGTTCTATATTTTCCGATTGAATCATTTGCTGCTAGAAAAGTTTCTAAAATTCCGGGTACTGATTCAGTTAATTTGGTATGGGATAGCGATAAAGATTTAGTTAAAAACTTTAGGAGAGAAGGTAATAACTATGCTTTTAAATCAAATATTAGAACCATTTTAGAACATTCGCCAACTGGTGCAACGCGTGCTGGCGTACCTACAATTTTTGAAGCTTCAGTCTCCCGAAAAGCCGTACTATCAGGCGCATTTCGCCTTGTAAAAGCAGGTGCAAAACTTGCTTTAAAAGCTGCTCCATACGTTGGAGCTGCATCATATGCATATGATGCCTATCAACTCGTAAATCCTACATTAGAATCAGCAGGTTATCATTATTCTGCAAATGCCGATACATATCTTAAAGTTTATGATAATGCGCTTTGTTTAGGTAAATTTATGAGTCAACCCGGTTATTACTCCTGTGTTGGCGTAGATTCTTCCGTAATGCTTGCTCTTTCAAAGGGGGGAAAATCAGCAAAAGATGCTCAAACCCTCCTAACAATGCAAGTTCAATCCGACTATGAAAAAATTCATAAAGGTTTAATGGATCAATATTTCGGGGATGAATATGCTAGAACGTCTCCAAAATGTAGATGGAATGGCTGGGGGGTTAGTTGCCATATTCAAACCTTATCAATTGCATATGGTTTTATAAAAAATTACAGCGAAGAACTTACTCCCGATAAGTTTTTAGAAATTGCTACAAATACAATAGATTCAAATCCTACCCCTTTTGTTGAAGGAACTGGCAAACCTGAATATAAAGAAAATATCAAAGTTCCTGCCGGTACAGTCGTAACCATTGGCCCTGTAACCCCTGAAAACGGTAAGCCGGTGCAAATTACCATAACTTTCGGTCAAGATTCAAACGGCAATACAACGGCAAATGTTTCAACAACTCAACGACCTGATCTTGATCCAGGTAGCCCAGAAGCACCTAAATCTAAACCTGACGGTAATCCCGACAGTAATCCCGATGGAAAGCCCGATAAAAAACCTGACGGTAATCCCGATGATAAGCCTGATAAACGTCCAGATGATAAACCTGATCCGGATGATGATCCATCTGATAAAGATAAAAGAAAAGAAGATAAAAAAGATGATAAGAAAGAAGAATCAAAAGGCTTACTTTGTGATTTTTTTCCAGACATTTTAGCCTGTGACAAAATGGGCAAACCTGAAAAAGGTATGTTTGATGATATTAAAATTCCACAGGTAACTGATGAAAAAACGTGGGATAGTGACAATTTCTTGCCGCCAAATGGCGTTTGTCCTCAACCCAAAAGTTTCAACATTTGGGGAAGACCGGTACAAATAAGTTATGAACCGCTCTGCGTTTTCATGGAAAAAGTTCGTTTTGCCGTTCTACTTGGATTCATTATTATGTCTGCCTTTATCGTTTTCGGCTCTTTGAGAAAGGGATAA
- a CDS encoding alanine/glycine:cation symporter family protein — translation MEEILSALVGAVNQVLWDYLLIYALIGIGLFFTLYLGAPQVTKLGVGFKSVFGGLFSKKDKDHEGKSLSQFQALAVAISAQIGTGNVAGVATAITAGGPGAIFWMWLSAILGMSTIFAEAVLAQKYRVVSHGKYIGGPAFYITHGLTPKIGRGAARFLSGFFSIALIIALGFIGNATQSNSIASAMNLAFDIPPMAVGIALAVFAGLIIIGGINRIAGIAQFVVPFMAVIYILCAVIILFKFSDHIIPMFHNIFVAAFNPEAVLGGAAGIGMREAVRFGVARGLFSNEAGMGSTPHAHATANVKHPVQQGMAAFIGIFIDTLMVCTATALIILMTDANLSGETGAAVTQLAFNKAFPGFGSQLLAVCLTFFAFTTIIGWYYFGESNIRFLFRGKHLGIYRALVLVAIVLGTLGKVDLVWSMSDMFNGFMVLPNLIALFLLRKEIRAVYDDYLAQTKAGKELTYNYEFHEFHDKNPG, via the coding sequence ATGGAAGAAATATTGTCTGCTCTGGTGGGTGCAGTCAATCAGGTTCTTTGGGACTACCTGCTGATTTATGCCTTAATCGGTATCGGCCTGTTTTTTACCCTGTACTTGGGCGCGCCGCAAGTGACCAAATTGGGGGTGGGTTTCAAATCCGTTTTCGGCGGCTTGTTCAGCAAAAAAGACAAAGACCATGAAGGCAAATCCCTGTCTCAATTTCAAGCGCTTGCCGTGGCGATTTCCGCGCAAATCGGTACCGGCAACGTTGCCGGTGTCGCCACTGCGATTACTGCCGGCGGTCCGGGTGCCATCTTTTGGATGTGGCTGTCTGCCATTTTGGGTATGTCCACCATTTTTGCAGAAGCCGTTTTGGCGCAAAAATACCGCGTGGTCAGCCACGGTAAATACATTGGCGGCCCTGCGTTTTACATTACGCACGGCCTGACTCCGAAAATCGGCCGTGGCGCGGCGCGTTTCCTGTCCGGCTTTTTCTCCATCGCCTTGATTATCGCGCTGGGTTTCATCGGTAACGCGACCCAATCCAACTCCATCGCTTCGGCCATGAATTTGGCTTTCGATATTCCTCCGATGGCTGTCGGCATTGCTTTGGCGGTATTCGCCGGCCTTATCATCATCGGCGGCATCAACCGCATTGCCGGTATCGCGCAATTTGTTGTGCCGTTTATGGCGGTAATTTACATCTTGTGTGCCGTGATTATTTTGTTCAAATTCTCCGACCACATCATCCCGATGTTCCACAATATCTTTGTCGCCGCCTTCAATCCTGAAGCCGTATTGGGCGGTGCGGCCGGTATCGGTATGCGCGAGGCAGTCCGCTTCGGTGTGGCACGCGGCCTGTTTTCCAATGAAGCCGGTATGGGTTCGACCCCGCACGCTCATGCGACCGCCAACGTCAAACACCCTGTGCAACAAGGTATGGCCGCGTTTATTGGTATCTTTATCGATACGCTGATGGTCTGCACGGCAACCGCGCTGATTATTCTGATGACCGATGCCAACCTGTCCGGCGAAACCGGCGCGGCAGTTACCCAACTGGCGTTTAACAAAGCCTTCCCGGGTTTCGGTTCGCAACTGCTTGCCGTCTGTCTGACCTTCTTCGCCTTTACCACCATCATCGGCTGGTACTACTTCGGCGAATCCAATATCCGCTTCCTGTTCCGCGGCAAACATTTGGGCATCTACCGCGCACTGGTTTTGGTGGCCATCGTATTGGGTACATTGGGCAAAGTGGATTTGGTTTGGAGCATGTCCGATATGTTCAACGGCTTCATGGTCTTGCCGAACTTAATCGCCCTCTTCCTGCTGCGTAAGGAAATCCGTGCGGTTTACGATGATTATCTGGCACAAACCAAAGCCGGAAAAGAGCTG
- a CDS encoding YebC/PmpR family DNA-binding transcriptional regulator, whose amino-acid sequence MAGHSKWANIQHKKARQDAKRGKIFTRLIKEITVAARMGGGDPGANPRLRLALEKAAENNMPKDNVQRAIDKGTGNLEGVEYIELRYEGYGIGGAALMVDCLTDNKTRTVADVRHAFTKNGGNLGTDGCVAFNFVHQGYLVFEPGVDEDALMEAALEAGAEDVITNDDGSIEVVTAPNDWAGVKSALEAAGYKSVDGDVTMRTQNETELSGEDAVKMQKLIDALEDLDDVQDVYTSAVLDLD is encoded by the coding sequence ATGGCAGGCCATAGTAAGTGGGCAAATATCCAACACAAAAAAGCCCGACAAGATGCCAAACGCGGCAAAATCTTCACCCGTCTGATTAAAGAAATTACCGTTGCTGCCCGCATGGGCGGCGGCGACCCCGGCGCAAACCCGCGCCTGCGCCTGGCTTTGGAAAAAGCCGCTGAAAACAATATGCCTAAAGACAACGTGCAACGTGCGATCGACAAAGGTACGGGCAATCTGGAAGGCGTGGAATACATCGAGTTGCGTTACGAAGGCTACGGCATCGGCGGCGCGGCTTTGATGGTAGACTGCCTGACCGACAACAAAACCCGTACCGTTGCCGATGTGCGCCATGCGTTCACTAAAAACGGCGGCAACTTGGGTACCGACGGTTGCGTAGCGTTCAACTTCGTTCATCAAGGCTATTTGGTGTTTGAACCGGGCGTTGACGAAGATGCACTGATGGAAGCGGCTTTGGAAGCCGGTGCGGAAGATGTGATCACCAACGACGACGGTTCCATCGAAGTGGTTACCGCGCCGAACGACTGGGCCGGTGTGAAATCGGCTTTGGAAGCCGCAGGCTACAAATCTGTTGACGGCGACGTTACCATGCGCACCCAAAACGAAACTGAGTTGAGCGGCGAAGATGCGGTTAAGATGCAAAAACTGATTGACGCATTGGAAGATTTGGACGACGTACAAGACGTTTACACTTCTGCCGTGTTGGATTTGGACTGA
- a CDS encoding c-type cytochrome: protein MTALRPILILLTALSLPTAFAADAALMSKGQKIYETNCAACHGKKGEGRGAMFPPLFQSDYINKKPQVLLQSMTKGINGPIKVNGKSYNGFMPATAINDADVAAVATYIMNAFNNGGGTITEADVKKSHGKK from the coding sequence ATGACTGCACTCCGCCCTATCCTCATCCTTCTGACCGCACTCAGCCTCCCAACTGCTTTTGCCGCTGATGCCGCGCTGATGAGCAAAGGACAAAAAATTTACGAAACCAACTGCGCTGCCTGCCACGGTAAAAAAGGCGAAGGCCGGGGTGCCATGTTCCCGCCTTTATTCCAGTCCGACTATATCAATAAAAAACCGCAAGTGCTGTTGCAAAGCATGACCAAAGGCATCAACGGCCCAATTAAAGTAAACGGCAAATCCTACAACGGCTTTATGCCTGCTACCGCCATCAATGATGCCGATGTTGCCGCCGTTGCCACTTACATCATGAACGCCTTCAACAATGGCGGCGGTACGATTACTGAAGCAGATGTCAAAAAATCTCACGGGAAAAAATAA
- a CDS encoding replication initiation factor domain-containing protein: MADASADGNPAPTAEGCPPRLIGGEQNKTPNPKGAEKSENQDFEFEYFSHFVSDGKGKFIEIPLRRGRDDGAFIDQITFTIHEDSLPKVTGKGLVSDTEFVVKYSELLEEILGFGITQKLPFKGKFFYKSCYQLGPDNVEYGKVHYGGQRETMLVELNGTGCQAAIPGWENRLYEFLSKCIRPKITRVDVAHDFFKGEYTPDQALLDHDNGHFDVHNMRPKSECRGTAWRNDDGSGKTFYVGKRGNSKFTRVYEKGKQFGDVNSPWVRFETEFRAGDIEIPLDVLLYPGSYLGGAYPICTGIFKTEAKRMDAKTETVNLSFDHKLFHARNQVGKMVNFLRDIGWDDTKIVDELVKGIEGYPKGLQPEQYDCRDQTQKIQYIHEEQKAIDDLNMQTLLDDLLDEKETAFPQDREKQHIKDIELEEKIISNFLNSKGNSNV; encoded by the coding sequence ATGGCGGACGCGTCAGCGGACGGCAATCCTGCGCCAACCGCCGAAGGCTGCCCCCCTAGGCTAATAGGGGGGGAGCAAAATAAAACCCCTAATCCGAAGGGTGCTGAAAAATCGGAGAACCAAGACTTCGAATTCGAATATTTCAGCCATTTCGTATCGGATGGAAAAGGCAAATTCATCGAAATACCGTTAAGAAGAGGAAGGGATGACGGCGCATTTATTGACCAAATCACTTTCACGATTCACGAAGACAGTTTACCGAAAGTAACAGGTAAAGGATTGGTATCAGATACAGAATTTGTTGTGAAGTATAGCGAGCTGTTAGAAGAAATTTTAGGTTTTGGCATTACCCAAAAACTACCGTTCAAAGGAAAGTTTTTCTACAAAAGCTGTTACCAACTAGGACCCGATAACGTCGAATACGGAAAGGTTCATTATGGCGGTCAGCGAGAAACAATGCTGGTTGAATTGAATGGTACAGGTTGTCAGGCTGCCATACCCGGTTGGGAAAACAGACTGTATGAGTTTTTAAGTAAGTGTATACGTCCAAAAATTACCCGTGTTGATGTCGCCCATGATTTTTTCAAAGGCGAATACACACCCGATCAGGCATTACTTGATCATGATAACGGTCATTTTGACGTTCACAATATGAGGCCAAAAAGCGAATGTCGCGGTACTGCATGGCGCAATGATGATGGTAGCGGCAAAACCTTTTATGTAGGTAAACGCGGAAATTCTAAATTTACCCGCGTTTATGAGAAAGGAAAACAATTTGGCGATGTCAATAGTCCTTGGGTCAGGTTTGAAACTGAATTTAGGGCAGGCGATATAGAAATCCCCTTAGATGTTTTGCTTTATCCCGGTTCGTATCTTGGCGGTGCTTATCCGATATGTACAGGGATATTCAAAACAGAAGCCAAGCGGATGGATGCCAAGACAGAAACAGTGAATCTATCTTTCGATCACAAACTGTTCCATGCGCGTAATCAGGTTGGAAAGATGGTTAATTTCCTTCGTGATATAGGTTGGGATGATACAAAAATTGTCGATGAACTTGTAAAAGGCATTGAAGGTTATCCCAAAGGTTTACAACCTGAACAATACGACTGTAGAGATCAGACACAAAAGATCCAGTATATACACGAAGAGCAAAAAGCAATTGATGATTTGAACATGCAAACATTACTTGATGATTTGCTTGATGAGAAAGAAACCGCATTCCCACAAGACAGGGAAAAACAGCACATTAAAGACATCGAACTCGAAGAAAAAATTATTTCAAATTTTTTAAACAGTAAAGGAAATTCAAATGTTTGA
- a CDS encoding major capsid protein, whose protein sequence is MKLMNSCRKYGAKLAVVAAAPLALATQAYAALPEAAKTGIESAKADGLEAGWLVVGVFAALFVIAIVKRLLR, encoded by the coding sequence ATGAAGTTGATGAACTCTTGCCGTAAATACGGCGCAAAACTGGCCGTTGTTGCCGCTGCTCCTCTGGCTTTGGCTACACAAGCCTATGCCGCTTTGCCCGAAGCCGCAAAAACAGGTATTGAATCAGCGAAAGCCGACGGCCTTGAAGCCGGTTGGTTGGTAGTCGGTGTATTTGCTGCCCTGTTCGTGATTGCCATCGTGAAACGCTTGTTGCGATAA
- a CDS encoding GH-E family nuclease, with protein sequence MTQQQVNDYVNARPSIFKLENAKDNLSHRYEKPGIDDLEDIRDDMEKFLTTGK encoded by the coding sequence ATGACGCAACAACAAGTGAACGATTATGTTAATGCGCGGCCGAGTATCTTTAAGCTGGAAAATGCTAAGGATAATTTGAGTCATCGCTATGAGAAACCAGGCATTGATGACTTAGAAGATATTAGAGATGATATGGAAAAATTTTTAACGACAGGAAAATAA
- a CDS encoding disulfide bond formation protein B, whose amino-acid sequence MNFFRKTVLFLVVLSIFAACGSFISQYVLGMNPCVLCILQRLCVLAVGLLAIVTAFSSQSSKFARSLSALLIAAPAVYGAGVAAYQIWLQSLPPGTAPSCGAPWTFRLRDWPLFDWFEPIVRGFGNCAEPDYLFGVALPVWSILYFSFVVLLLLWAWLKTRKI is encoded by the coding sequence ATGAACTTTTTCCGCAAGACTGTTTTATTTTTAGTCGTCCTCTCCATATTTGCCGCCTGCGGCTCCTTTATTTCCCAATACGTTTTGGGCATGAACCCGTGCGTATTGTGCATCCTGCAACGCTTGTGCGTATTGGCTGTCGGGCTGTTGGCCATTGTTACGGCATTCAGTTCTCAATCTTCCAAATTTGCCCGCTCACTCTCGGCATTGTTGATTGCCGCTCCGGCCGTTTACGGCGCAGGTGTCGCCGCCTATCAAATTTGGCTGCAAAGCCTGCCGCCCGGCACCGCCCCTTCTTGCGGCGCACCTTGGACTTTCCGCCTGCGCGACTGGCCTTTGTTCGATTGGTTTGAACCCATCGTCCGCGGCTTCGGCAACTGCGCCGAACCGGACTATCTATTCGGCGTCGCCCTGCCGGTGTGGAGTATTTTGTATTTCAGCTTTGTGGTATTGCTGCTGCTTTGGGCTTGGTTGAAAACCAGAAAAATCTGA
- a CDS encoding IS110 family transposase, with protein MNVIGLDVSKDTIDATLITTKGSKDYIKISNNIQGFENLINWIKTKRIRKIAISMEATGIYYEQVAEYLSALYTVYVINPLKIKEYAKSQFSNTKTDKADSKLIAEFANRHLDKLTPFRPSENPILYKLVNLLQQLKEQQKETQNRLHTAKDIYIKSTHEAIIELLEEKIDQTSKRIEGMIKQKESLNIEYQNLQTIPAIGKETAVILLRHLTDKNFETANKFVAFAGLSPKIEQSGTSVNKKGRLSRYGHRQLKRALFMPALVAYRMNAFPQLVSNLEAAKKPKMIIIVALMRKLAKIAFYIHKTKKPFDKARHQTV; from the coding sequence ATGAATGTAATAGGGTTGGACGTGTCGAAAGACACGATAGATGCAACGTTGATTACAACTAAAGGAAGCAAAGACTATATAAAAATATCCAATAATATACAAGGATTTGAGAATCTGATTAATTGGATAAAAACAAAACGAATTAGAAAAATTGCCATAAGCATGGAAGCAACAGGCATTTACTACGAACAGGTGGCAGAATATTTGAGCGCACTATATACCGTTTATGTTATTAATCCCTTAAAAATCAAAGAATACGCAAAAAGTCAGTTCAGCAATACCAAAACAGACAAAGCAGATTCAAAACTTATTGCCGAATTTGCAAACCGACACTTAGACAAACTGACACCGTTTAGGCCGTCTGAAAATCCCATACTCTATAAGCTGGTTAATCTGCTGCAACAACTAAAAGAACAGCAAAAAGAAACACAAAACAGGTTGCATACCGCAAAAGACATATACATAAAATCAACCCATGAAGCAATCATAGAACTGCTTGAAGAAAAAATAGATCAGACATCAAAGCGGATAGAAGGCATGATAAAGCAGAAAGAAAGTCTAAATATCGAATATCAAAACCTGCAAACCATACCGGCAATAGGAAAAGAAACCGCAGTGATACTACTAAGACACCTGACAGATAAAAATTTTGAAACAGCGAATAAATTTGTAGCCTTTGCCGGTCTAAGTCCAAAAATTGAACAATCAGGGACAAGTGTCAATAAAAAAGGCCGATTGAGCCGATACGGACACCGCCAATTAAAACGCGCCTTGTTTATGCCTGCCCTTGTTGCCTACCGCATGAATGCATTTCCTCAACTTGTAAGCAATTTGGAAGCGGCAAAAAAGCCTAAGATGATAATCATCGTTGCACTAATGCGGAAATTGGCGAAAATCGCCTTTTATATACACAAGACTAAAAAGCCGTTTGATAAAGCGCGACATCAGACGGTTTAA
- a CDS encoding DUF2523 domain-containing protein has translation MPLLAGLIPLLGILLKMLIVRIIIATGMTFVTYAGYMIALNKFKDYTLNAINSMSSDILNLLLIGGFGQGLGYLFGAFSFYIGMNTLSKLTFVMPR, from the coding sequence ATGCCGCTGCTCGCCGGATTGATTCCTCTTTTAGGAATCCTGTTAAAAATGCTCATTGTCAGAATAATTATTGCTACTGGCATGACGTTTGTGACATATGCAGGCTATATGATTGCGCTAAACAAATTTAAGGATTACACCCTAAATGCCATAAATTCCATGTCGTCTGATATTCTTAATTTACTTTTAATCGGTGGTTTTGGCCAAGGTCTCGGTTATTTATTCGGTGCATTCAGTTTTTATATTGGAATGAATACATTAAGTAAATTAACTTTTGTTATGCCAAGGTAG